The Acropora palmata chromosome 10, jaAcrPala1.3, whole genome shotgun sequence genome contains a region encoding:
- the LOC141894232 gene encoding uncharacterized protein LOC141894232, whose amino-acid sequence MPGDNCSVVGCGSCRKTKGIGIWKLPAPRNETYKKWRLDWLNQLIISREIDKNFQRLIDNDRVYTCDKHFKPEDIEIFHNEKMTLKKPKFGALPTINMPQKSITARPVIPRKPRSIVKDYSQDAEKKRAIYKDFSELCKRVQSLKTLSGYTVNILEDRIEIQSYKESLLLPELELVIDDSLGFTLKVYGFYLPDDRELYSQYFRSVTNTTVVNFVKEIKSHVVCHGVNATISAHVVHHVIPKSVDHLTVEDNVNSFPYEEYWRVKDCQILCSGLDQCARCSKFVQTEEKSKMVKQRKLTEPAHINSPVSQTPPERFVISLLFLTIKLDSQIMCLLNSTPPSFVTLLVY is encoded by the exons ATGCCCGGCGATAATTGCTCTGTTGTTGGATGTGGGTCATGTCGAAAAACGAAGGGAATAGGCATCTGGAAGCTTCCAGCACCACGGAATGAAACATACAAGAAGTGGAGACTCGATTGGCTCAATCAGCTCATAATATCTCGAGAAATCGacaaaaattttcagagaTTGATTGACAACGATCGAGTTTATACATGTGACAAACATTTCAAGCCAGAAGATATAGAAATTT TTCATAATGAAAAGATGACATTGAAAAAGCCGAAATTTGGGGCTCTTCCGACCATTAATATGCCACAGAAGAGCATAACAGCCAGGCCAGTCATACCGAGGAAGCCCAGGTCAATTGTAAAAGACTACAGTCAAGATGCTGAGAAAAAGCGCGCCATATACAAGGACTTTAGCGAACTTTGTAAAAGAGTTCAGTCCCTTAAAACTCTTAGTGGATACACTGTCAACATTCTTGAGGACAGGATAGAAATCCAAAGTTATAAAGAGTCTCTGTTGCTCCCAGAACTCGAACTTGTAATCGATGACAGCCTGGGTTTTACACTTAAAGTATATGGATTTTATCTCCCGGATGACCGTGAACTGTATTCACAATACTTCAGGTCTGTCACCAATACTACAGTAGTAAATTTTGTGAAGGAAATTAAATCTCACGTAGTTTGCCATGGAGTAAATGCCACAATCTCAGCACATGTGGTACACCATGTTATTCCCAAGTCAGTGGATCATTTGACTGTTGAAGATAATGTGAATTCATTCCCATATGAAGAATACTGGCGAGTCAAAGATTGTCAAATTCTATGCAGTGGACTTGATCAGTGTGCACGCTGCAGCAAATTTGTGCAAACAGAGGAAAAATCCAAAATGGTAAAGCAGAGAAAGCTGACCGAACCTGCCCATATTAACTCTCCAGTGTCACAAACACCACCAGAGAGATTTGTTATTTCACTATTATTTCTTACAATAAAATTGGATTCACAGATTATGTGCTTACTCAATTCAACACCACCCAGCTTTGTGACTTTACTGGTATATTGA
- the LOC141894233 gene encoding uncharacterized protein LOC141894233 yields the protein MLYERTGENDDAQSHTDDYDEASKIWLQPFSAFINCMFPVEYVYGDWMGWRAKSIAKRADTESWTSPSERDKETGSQVEGFCIPEFMLRKSDVDCIPAFDIQEHWQPDFDGMTEYKPFVDDDEKKSIDIFTVEHVENDPRYAKLRLTNEWKEHRPRYKNVSFLHHAFLLPSAGHPLEGPEVRKWSFALHGPVRKLQSGGFLNYEADQTGVFKYPMAWPEPAMEWLVRPRPSGWPSSDLVMAIFDSGCHLAPVGRGKRLDEPVNIANYCQNPEITLATSTVPVAGSNTEGVWVMEETEWRTSFSLAENKLGERVSPVQRHVMVLLKILKKFHFPDVISTYYLKNLLFRECESRGDDFWREDNSASCLLFMLDRLQECLEAHLLPHYITSQSNLLMYEDPTKLKEAAKVVADVRKNILPKTFGILRRLQSLAYQSQTYLQKLGSHLEGDLLRMQDKHLTKEDHTQVLTAVYSFFVGKCKDVIASLQRITSQEREETEKLINISLYCYQSVLARNLCKLWFLSHDKSNGTKTLDEDRFKAFVKEEVANLCLDKNFLSVALGFFDHTRKGVESSLAIPTTRFMELLRGEQMKIAQEGVEAVKAPLKGVLDWVKRNDLKAIEEKTSKVVQKLAESTLLTEEDVKRVLDVELAALFEKKMKGAR from the exons ATGTTGTATGAAAGGACTGGAGAGAATGATGATGCTCAG AGTCACACTGATGACTATGATGAAGCATCAAAAATATGGCTTCAACCATTTTCAGCTTTTATCAACTGCATGTTCCCAGTTGAATATGTTTATGGAGATTGGATGGGTTGGAGGGCCAAGAGCATTGCAAAGCGTGCAGATACAGAGTCCTGGACAAGTCCGAGTGAACGTGATAAGGAAACCGGAAGTCAAGTAGAGGGATTTTGTATCCCTGAGTTCATGCTCCGAAAAAGCGATGTAGACTGCATCCCCGCATTTGATATTCAGGAACATTGGCAGCCTGACTTTGACGGGATGACGGAGTATAAGCCTTTTGTCGATGacgatgaaaagaaaagcatcGATATATTCACTGTTGAGCATGTAGAAAACGACCCCAGGTACGCAAAACTGAGGCTGACCAATGAATGGAAAGAGCATCGTCCTCGGTATAAGAATGTATCTTTCCTTCATCACGCGTTTCTCCTACCCAGTGCAGGTCATCCACTGGAAGGCC CAGAAGTTCGGAAATGGTCGTTTGCTCTCCATGGTCCAGTGCGTAAACTTCAGTCTGGTGGTTTTCTTAATTACGAAGCGGATCAAACAGGGGTTTTTAAATATCCAATGGCGTGGCCAGAACCAGCAATGGAATGGTTGGTCAGACCACGCCCAAGCGGTTGGCCTTCATCTGATTTGGTCATGGCAATATTCGACTCCGGTTGTCATTTGGCTCCTGTTGGACGAGGAAAGCGTCTCGATGAACCTGTAAATATAGCTAATTATTGCCAGAACCCTGAAATAACATTGGCCACATCCACAGTGCCTGTGGCTGGAAGCAACACCGAAGGGGTATGGGTCATGGAAGAAACCGAATGGAGAACCTCGTTTTCACTGGCGGAAAACAAGCTTGGGGAACGCGTTTCTCCCGTCCAGCGACATGTCATGGTTTTGCTAAAGATCCTAAAGAAATTCCATTTTCCTGATGTTATTTCAACGTACTATTTGAAAAATCTGTTGTTCAGGGAGTGTGAGAGTAGAGGCGACGACTTCTGGAGAGAGGATAACTCTGCCAGCTGTCTTCTGTTCATGCTGGACCGCCTCCAAGAGTGCCTAGAGGCGCATCTCTTGCCACATTACATCACGTCGCAGAGCAACCTACTGATGTATGAAGACCCGACCAAGCTGAAAGAAGCAGCCAAAGTCGTTGCTGATGttcgaaaaaatattttgccaaAAACTTTCGGCATTCTGAGAAGGCTTCAGTCACTGGCTTATCAGTCCCAGACGTATCTTCAAAAACTTGGTTCTCATCTAGAGGGTGATCTCTTGAGAATGCAAGACAAGCATCTCACAAAGGAAGATCACACACAGGTGCTGACGGCTGTGTACTCCTTTTTTGTGGGGAAATGCAAGGATGTTATTGCAAGTCTACAGAGAATCACCTCACAAGAACGCGAGGAAACCGAAAAACTGATTAACATTAGTTTGTATTGTTACCAATCAGTCCTTGCAAGGAATCTATGCAAATTGTGGTTTCTCAGTCATGACAAAAGCAACGGCACGAAAACATTGGATGAAGATAGATTCAAAGCATTTGTCAAAGAAGAGGTTGCAAATCTTTGTCTTGACAAAAATTTTCTGTCAGTGGCACTCGGCTTCTTCGACCACACCAGGAAAGGGGTTGAATCCTCTCTAGCAATTCCTACTACAAGGTTCATGGAGCTTTTGAGAGGAGAGCAGATGAAAATAGCACAAGAAGGAGTGGAAGCGGTGAAAGCTCCGTTGAAGGGAGTGTTGGATTGGGTGAAGCGaaatgatttgaaagcaaTTGAAGAGAAAACGAGCAAGGTAGTTCAAAAACTGGCCGAGAGCACTCTTCTTACAGAAGAAGACGTAAAGAGGGTATTGGATGTGGAACTCGCGGCattgtttgaaaagaaaatgaagggaGCCAGGTGA